Within Malus domestica chromosome 04, GDT2T_hap1, the genomic segment ttttttttaataactttgTCATCCCCTTAATACCAATTCTGAATTAGATTAACTATTACTTTtatcttcttgttttttttttaatctttagaTTGTGTGTTCTTGTGGGAGTTGGTGCTTATAGCACACCACATGTTTGATAAAACTCCTCATAAGCTCTGTTTATGGTCTTATGTGACATATGAACTGGACATAATAACTCGTGTTGGCTAATAGCAGTATGGTGTCTATCAATGCATTCAATTGTTTGTAGGTAGACAGACACACATATCTAACCCACAAGTGCACATTGGATAAATGAGCTTTATGTTCAGTTTGTCTTGAATTCACTCTCGTCTATTTATACGCtgctatacacacacacatatgtacaTGCAAATCTATGTGCACACACACAATACGTGACCTTTGGCTTGCATTTACTATAGCTGTAAATAATTCAAGAAGTAATAAATTCTTTTTTATCTTTAGCctgcatttacacacacatacgTACTTGACCTTTGGCTtgcatttacaatctgttttagaTGGATAAATCTTGGATGTCTATGGATAGAAGATCACAAATGTATTCTGAAGGGGTTGAAAACTTTTTGAATTATGCGATGCTTCACGCTACTGATATTAACTACATACGTTGTCCGTGCCTAAAATGTGGTAACATTAAATCAAGGACGGTTAAAGAGATAAGAGAGGATCTCTTTTTCAATGGTATAGATCAAAGTTATTGTACATGGTATTGGCATGGAGAAGCTGTTCCAGATAGTAAGAATGAGAAAATGAGTAATCGGGAAGAAATAGTTGAAGATAACATTATCGGGATGGTGGAAGCAGCTTATGATCATTTTACGTCAAATCCTAAACAATTTGAGAAGTTGTTAGAGGATGCAGAGAAGCCTGTATACCCTGGTTCAAACTTCACAAAGTTATCAACCTTGGTCAGATTGTACAATATAAAAGCAAAGAATGGGTGTAGTGATAAACTATTTGCAGATTTACTAGAATTTTTAGGAGTTTTGCTCCCACAGAAGAATGAAATACCCCCCTCTGTGTATGAAGcaaaaaaaacattgttttctCTCGGAATTGAGTACGAAAAAATACATGCATGCCCCAATGATTGCATCCTATACAGGAAAGAGCATTTAGATGCAATTGCATGTCCTACATGTGGTTTTTCTAGATGGAAGGTTAACAAAAGTTCTAGGGAGCCTAGTAAGGGGGTACCTGCAAAGGTACTATGGTATTTTCCCCCTATTCCAAGATTTCAAAGAATGTTTTATAATAGCAAGACAGCAAAGAATTTGATATGGCATGCCCAAGATAGAGAAGTTGATGGTAAGTTGCGTCATCCGGCTGACTCTCCCTCATGGAAGCTTGTTGACCACATGTGGCCAGAATTTGGTGATGACCCAAGAAATCTCCGACTAGCAATTTCAACAGATGGGATTAATCCCCATAGTGCTTTAAGCAGTAGATATAGTTGTTGGCCAGTGATTATGGTCACTTACAACCTTCCACCATGGTTATGCATGAAGCGAAAATTTATGATGTTAACACTGTTAATATCCGGCCCTAAGCAACCAGGTAATGATATTGACGTTTATATGGCACCACTTATTGATGACTTAAAAACTCTATGGGAGATTGGTGTTGAAACTTATGATGCATACAATAAGGAGAACTTTATGTTAAGGGCTGTGTTATTATGGACCATCAATGACTTTCCTGCTTATGGAAACTTATGTGGGTGTAGTGTGAAAGGATACTCTGGATGCCCTATATGTGGTGATAGAACATCTTCTAAATGGCTAAAGTTAGGGAGAAAGGTAATCTTTACTGGTCATAGAAGATTCCTACCACAAAATCATCATTACCgacaacaaaaaaaaccatttgATGGTACTCAAGAGTTTGGGTTAGCTCCATCTCCGTTGAGCGGGGAAGAAATATTGCATGAAGTTGAAGGAATCAAAATATCATGGGGTAAGAAGAATGTAAATCTCCTTGGAAAAAGGAAGGTGAGGAGTGGAACAAAGGCAAAAGTAATTGATAAAAAGGCTGATGCTCAAACTCGTTGGAAAAAGAAGTCAATCTTCTTTGATTTACCATATTGGAAGTCACTCCATGTTCGACATTGTTTAGATGTTATGCACATTGAGAAAAATGTTTGTGAGAGTATCTATGGTACATTACTTAACATTCCTGGAAAAACAAAGGATGGCGTCGCAGCCCGGAATGATCTAATTGCTTTGGGTCTACGTACGGATTTGGCACCAAAACATGGAAATAACAAAACATTTCTTCCCCCAGCACCTTATACATTATCTAAGGCTGAGAAGATTTCAGTTTGCAAAGCATTGTCCGAACTCAAGGTCCCATCAGGATATTCTTCAAATTTCAGAAACCTTGTGTCAATGGAGGAGCTGAAACTGTTTAATCTTAAATCTCATGATTGTCATATACTTATGCAGCAACTACTTCCTGTGGCACTTCGTGCAGTACTGCCAAAGCATGTAAGATATGCTATCACCAGATTTTGTCTATTCTTTAGTCACTTATGCAGCAAAACAGTTGATGTTTTAAGGTTAGATGAAATACAAAGTGAGTTGGTGATTACTTTGTGCTTGCTTGAAAAGATTTTTCCACCTTCGTTTTTTGATATAATGGTCCATCTCACAGTGCACTTGGTTAGGGAAGTTCGCTTATGTGGCCCGGTTTATTTTCGTTGGATGTACCCTTTTGAAAGGTACATGAAAATATTAAAGGGTTATGTGAGAAATAAATATCGTCCAGAGGGTTGTATGGTTGAATGTTATATTGCAGAAGAAGCTATAGAGGTTTGTAGCGAGTATTTATCAGGGGTAGACCCAATTGGAATTCCGTTGAAGATTCGTTCACATCATAAAGATGTTGGCCATCCATTATCGGCTGGAAAATTTTTGAAGGCGGATAAAAAGTATTGGCAGCAAGCACATCACTATGTTTTGGATAACACACTTGAAGTGGAACCTTATATCAAGTAAGTTCAACCACTCATACTCATTTATATAGTTTAACTTAGCATTATTTTTTCATTTACTTACAACATTTCCTATCCTTTTGACCAACTCAATGTTAATTATCAGGGAGCATAAGAAATCCTTGATTAAGGAGCAccccaaaaaatcaaaaaatttgAAGTGGCTTCAGGATGAACATAATCGAACTTTCATTTATTGGCTGCAAAAAAAGGTATTAAACTCGCATTGTACTTATGTACTAACAGTTTTGTTTATGAACTCAAACTAATTATGCAAACATATGCAGGTTGAGGATGAGCTTAATGTCCCTAATAATCACATATCCGAAACCTTGAGATGGATAGCACATGGCCCTCGAGATGAAGTAACAAAATATTCTGGATATTCCGTTAATGGTTGTAATTTTCACACTAAGTCTCGTGATGATTCACAAGTTACTCAAAATAGTGGAGTAAGCTTAGTGGCCAATACGATGCAAATTTCAAGCGCTAAGGATAAGAATCCTATTATCGCAGATATGACTTTTTATGGGGTGATTCAAGAGATATGGGAACTTAATTATAACGCATTCACGCGTGTagtatttaagtgtgattgggTTGAAAATAAAAGTGGCATCAGATTAGAAGAGTTTGGGATCAAATTAATTGACCTCAACAAAATTGGACATAAGTCAAATAGTTTTGTTTTAGCTACTCAAGTGAAGCAGATATTTTACATTGCAGATCCAGAGGATTCAAGGTGGTCGGTTGTACTGCCAGGGCCTCAGTATGA encodes:
- the LOC139195036 gene encoding uncharacterized protein, encoding MYSEGVENFLNYAMLHATDINYIRCPCLKCGNIKSRTVKEIREDLFFNGIDQSYCTWYWHGEAVPDSKNEKMSNREEIVEDNIIGMVEAAYDHFTSNPKQFEKLLEDAEKPVYPGSNFTKLSTLVRLYNIKAKNGCSDKLFADLLEFLGVLLPQKNEIPPSVYEAKKTLFSLGIEYEKIHACPNDCILYRKEHLDAIACPTCGFSRWKVNKSSREPSKGVPAKVLWYFPPIPRFQRMFYNSKTAKNLIWHAQDREVDGKLRHPADSPSWKLVDHMWPEFGDDPRNLRLAISTDGINPHSALSSRYSCWPVIMVTYNLPPWLCMKRKFMMLTLLISGPKQPGNDIDVYMAPLIDDLKTLWEIGVETYDAYNKENFMLRAVLLWTINDFPAYGNLCGCSVKGYSGCPICGDRTSSKWLKLGRKVIFTGHRRFLPQNHHYRQQKKPFDGTQEFGLAPSPLSGEEILHEVEGIKISWGKKNVNLLGKRKVRSGTKAKVIDKKADAQTRWKKKSIFFDLPYWKSLHVRHCLDVMHIEKNVCESIYGTLLNIPGKTKDGVAARNDLIALGLRTDLAPKHGNNKTFLPPAPYTLSKAEKISVCKALSELKVPSGYSSNFRNLVSMEELKLFNLKSHDCHILMQQLLPVALRAVLPKHVRYAITRFCLFFSHLCSKTVDVLRLDEIQSELVITLCLLEKIFPPSFFDIMVHLTVHLVREVRLCGPVYFRWMYPFERYMKILKGYVRNKYRPEGCMVECYIAEEAIEVCSEYLSGVDPIGIPLKIRSHHKDVGHPLSAGKFLKADKKYWQQAHHYVLDNTLEVEPYIKEHKKSLIKEHPKKSKNLKWLQDEHNRTFIYWLQKKVEDELNVPNNHISETLRWIAHGPRDEVTKYSGYSVNGCNFHTKSRDDSQVTQNSGVSLVANTMQISSAKDKNPIIADMTFYGVIQEIWELNYNAFTRVVFKCDWVENKSGIRLEEFGIKLIDLNKIGHKSNSFVLATQVKQIFYIADPEDSRWSVVLPGPQYDWLHDDELGDTIIECECLTTKLPPVESFDVLTEESDDIYMRDDCEGIWVENT